In Sphingobacterium thalpophilum, a genomic segment contains:
- a CDS encoding sensor histidine kinase, translating to MKKAPFKAIIQALLASLVVTIYFVVVAKLDHNDVPWVSIIFHPNMVRGLLYGFFLFLGHSYLSKWVGKKYPNSKDFGKKMIVFYSISFFLTVLVVFIVNAFFSGLFNPGVPKNFAQRFHQFIHQQRVAYYFQTAMISWCISMIFFGFYFYKRFKDYQIKESHQEKQQIAAQFESLKNQLDPHFLFNSLNVLNGLIEESPKKASMFTTDLSKIYRYVLEQRDKSIVSLQEELTFSKAYLNLLSLRFETGIQIDLQINAEQHTGFILPLSLQLLIENAIKHNIISIRKPLLLKIYRKNNYLYVENNLQKKKVLHDHSGIGLKNIQERYAILSNLPVYIQESDLLFSVGLPIIHEIVF from the coding sequence GTGAAAAAAGCACCATTTAAAGCGATTATACAAGCACTACTCGCAAGCCTGGTCGTGACCATCTATTTTGTGGTTGTGGCCAAGCTTGACCATAATGATGTCCCTTGGGTATCCATCATCTTTCACCCTAATATGGTCCGAGGTTTACTATATGGATTTTTTCTCTTTCTGGGTCACAGCTATCTATCAAAATGGGTCGGAAAAAAGTACCCGAACAGTAAAGATTTTGGGAAGAAGATGATTGTTTTTTACAGTATCAGTTTTTTCTTGACCGTACTGGTCGTTTTTATTGTCAATGCTTTTTTCTCCGGACTTTTTAACCCTGGTGTTCCCAAAAATTTCGCTCAGCGTTTCCACCAATTTATTCATCAACAACGTGTTGCATATTATTTTCAAACCGCGATGATATCTTGGTGCATTTCAATGATTTTTTTTGGTTTCTATTTCTATAAAAGATTCAAAGATTACCAAATCAAAGAATCTCATCAGGAAAAACAACAAATAGCAGCACAATTTGAGTCGCTCAAGAATCAACTCGACCCACATTTTTTGTTCAACAGCCTGAATGTATTGAATGGATTAATTGAGGAAAGCCCTAAAAAAGCCAGCATGTTTACGACAGACCTTTCTAAGATATATCGCTATGTATTGGAACAAAGGGACAAAAGCATCGTTTCTTTACAGGAAGAGCTTACTTTTTCAAAGGCTTATTTAAACCTCTTGAGTCTGCGCTTCGAAACCGGTATACAGATCGATCTACAGATCAATGCGGAACAGCATACTGGTTTTATATTACCGCTTTCCCTTCAATTACTGATCGAAAATGCAATCAAACACAATATTATTTCGATCAGGAAGCCGCTTTTATTGAAGATTTATAGAAAAAATAATTACCTCTATGTTGAAAACAATCTTCAAAAAAAGAAAGTGCTCCATGATCATTCGGGAATCGGTTTGAAAAATATTCAGGAACGTTATGCTATACTGTCCAATCTACCTGTGTATATTCAAGAAAGTGATCTATTATTTTCTGTCGGACTGCCTATTATCCATGAAATAGTCTTTTAA
- a CDS encoding tetratricopeptide repeat protein: MKSFIITLICLISGSAFAQGNFEKSMGQAMSLWQSGETQKAAALLERIAQAEKDNWIPAYYQAMVLTTASFREKNKETQAKYIQSAEEILNNSAQDNNSEWLVLKAMNQTALMITDPMTKAKELSPKIIALYKKAISLAPNNPRAVLGLAEFQINAKKYFNQDTNKECEDVKKALSLFGEEKITTPFAPSWGKDRAEQLVKECK, translated from the coding sequence GCACAAGGCAATTTTGAAAAAAGTATGGGACAAGCCATGAGTCTATGGCAATCGGGAGAGACACAAAAAGCGGCCGCTCTTTTAGAACGTATTGCACAGGCAGAAAAGGACAATTGGATTCCTGCCTATTATCAGGCCATGGTACTGACAACAGCATCCTTTAGGGAGAAAAATAAAGAGACACAGGCAAAATATATACAGTCTGCAGAAGAAATACTTAACAATAGCGCCCAGGACAACAATTCAGAATGGCTTGTACTGAAAGCGATGAACCAAACAGCATTGATGATCACAGATCCCATGACAAAAGCCAAAGAGCTTTCGCCTAAGATTATAGCTCTATATAAAAAAGCCATCTCCCTTGCGCCAAACAACCCCCGGGCTGTATTGGGACTAGCGGAATTCCAAATAAACGCAAAAAAATATTTTAACCAGGATACCAACAAAGAATGTGAGGATGTAAAGAAAGCACTATCTTTATTCGGTGAAGAGAAGATTACTACGCCATTTGCACCTTCATGGGGCAAAGATCGGGCAGAACAACTCGTAAAGGAATGCAAATAA
- a CDS encoding LytTR family DNA-binding domain-containing protein — MKIVIIEDELPSARLLRRKLEELGYTVSAVLQTVEESIEWFMSNSDPDLLFLDIQLADGISFDILEQVKPCSAIIFTTAYDEYMLRAFKQNSIDYLLKPIEDEELENAIEKFRQFRRPNPQFDLASLQALFRNPAPTFKERFTIKIGQSLKVVTSQQVECIYSENKGTYLYTNENGNYLLDQTLDALTPQLSPKAFFRINRSTIIQFDAIKNIAVHSNARLKIYLKHYESEELIVSREKVSAFKKWLDN; from the coding sequence ATGAAAATAGTAATTATAGAAGACGAACTTCCATCGGCGAGATTACTTCGAAGAAAACTTGAGGAACTCGGTTACACCGTATCTGCTGTACTGCAAACTGTGGAAGAATCCATTGAGTGGTTTATGTCAAACAGTGACCCAGACCTCCTTTTTTTGGATATTCAGCTCGCGGATGGGATTTCATTTGACATCCTGGAGCAGGTGAAACCCTGTTCGGCCATTATTTTTACCACCGCATACGATGAATATATGTTGCGTGCTTTTAAACAAAATAGCATCGATTACCTGCTGAAGCCAATTGAAGATGAAGAATTGGAAAATGCAATTGAAAAATTCCGCCAATTTAGACGCCCCAATCCCCAGTTTGATCTGGCATCGCTTCAAGCGTTGTTTAGAAACCCTGCCCCAACATTTAAGGAACGCTTTACAATCAAAATCGGCCAAAGTCTAAAAGTTGTGACAAGCCAGCAAGTTGAATGCATTTACAGCGAAAACAAAGGCACTTACCTTTATACCAACGAAAATGGAAACTATCTTTTGGATCAGACATTGGACGCACTAACACCGCAACTGTCACCCAAAGCATTTTTTAGGATCAATCGAAGCACGATTATTCAATTTGATGCCATCAAAAATATTGCTGTACATTCCAATGCCCGGCTAAAAATATACCTCAAGCATTATGAATCCGAAGAGCTCATTGTCTCCAGGGAGAAAGTCTCAGCCTTCAAAAAATGGCTTGACAATTAG